In the genome of Chitinophagaceae bacterium, the window TGCTCTCAAGTCGCGTGTAATAATCTCCTGAATAGAAAGAGCTGGAAATGGAAAATGGATAATTGATAATGACACAAATTCCAAGAGACCAAGACCCAAGGTAGAAAAATGTCAAATTTATGATGGAAAATGGAAAATGTATCTAAACTCCACGCAGAAAGACCATAAAGAAGCCGGTTTGCAGAAGGGGTGTGACCTTCAGTCCTGGAAGTGAGAGGAGTTAGCTTTTTGAATTTTCCGGTAATGTCACAACCTTAAACCAATATCTAAATATTCGATTTACGATTACTTTGAGTTCTTTAAATGAGTTTGGTTTTTGAATAAAGCAGTTAACGCCTGAGTCATACGTACAATCAATATCACCTTCTGCATCAGAAGTAGTAAACACTATAACCGGGTAGAGTCTTAAATTTTCATCATTTTTGATGGTTTTCAAGGCTTCCCTACCGTCAACTTTAGGCATGTTCAAATCCAGCAAAATGATATTGGGTAATGGATAACGCTCTCTGTCACTATACTTTTTGATACCTTTTAAATATTGAAGCAATTCCTCCCCATCATTTACAAAGAAAAGATTACATTCCGCATTTAATTCACTGAAAGCCTCCTCTAACATCAAACAATCGTCCGGATCATCCTCAGCAATTAAAATAATAATATTTTTTATATGCGACATTGTAATATATCTATTTGCACTATCGAAATTAAGCTATTTTTTTGATTTGTGCTTGTCTTTTAATCATTATGTTATTTTAAAACCCTTACCTTCCTGAAATTCAGGTAAAATTAAGTGGAAAACTGAGCCTTTTCCCGGCTTACTCTCTGCAAAAATTATTCCACGGTGATGCTCCACAATTTTTTTACAGACAGACAATCCTATTCCGGTACCTTCAAATTGACTGCGTCCATGCAAGCGTTGAAAAATCGTAAATATCTTCTCCGCATAATCCATTTCAAATCCTATACCATTATCTGATACCGTAAAATGCCAGTAATTATTATTTGTAATCTGAATTACATGATCTTTGAGTTTTACTTTATCGTCCGGTTGCAAGAGTGAGGCTCCAATTTTAATTACCGGTGG includes:
- a CDS encoding response regulator, producing MSHIKNIIILIAEDDPDDCLMLEEAFSELNAECNLFFVNDGEELLQYLKGIKKYSDRERYPLPNIILLDLNMPKVDGREALKTIKNDENLRLYPVIVFTTSDAEGDIDCTYDSGVNCFIQKPNSFKELKVIVNRIFRYWFKVVTLPENSKS